GTTCATAAGGAATCAGGCGTATATCCATTTGACCGGCAAATTTTACAGCCTCCTCAAAACTTTTTACTCCTGTAACCTGAGGTATCACCAGACGTTTTGACTGCTTGGCCGCGCTTTCTGATATGGCCTGCCAACGCTTTAATTTGCTTACTTCCTTCCTGGAATCCAGTTTTACAACACAGCGCTTTGTATTTACAGGAATGACCTCATATACTCCCAGTTCAACCGCCTTTTGAATGATTAATTCCATCTTATCGCCTTTGGGCAGTCCCTGAAACAGGTAAATCCTGGATGGTAATTCTAATCCATTCTCCTGTGCATACACAATTTTTGCCAGAACCTCCTCCTTGTCCAGCGCTTCTATACAGCATGTATATTCCATCTTATTCCCATCGCTGACAAGGATTTCTTCTCCCGGCTTCATGCGCAGTACATTCCTGATATGATTCACATCGCTGCCCTGGATATGAATCCATGTATCTTCAATCTGGTTCTGGTTGACAAAAAACCGATGCATTCCCTCACCTCTTCTGTGCAGTTATGGATACCCATTCGCCCTGATGCGTTATCTCAATTACGGTAAGCCCGGCAGCCTCCACCGTTTTCTTTACTTCTTTTTCTTTCACATCCAGAATACCCGAAGTAATATATACCGCTCCCGGTTTCATATAATGGACAACCACAGGTGTCAGCGGAACCAGAACATCCGCCAGAATATTCGCCGTGACAATGTCATATTTCTCGTGATCCACCTGTGCCTGTACCACTTTATCATCAATGATATTTCCGATTATCATATCAAATGTTTCGGCAGATATCCCATTCACTTCTTTATTCTCTTCAACCGCAGGTATTGCACAGGGATCCAGATCGGTTCCCACGGCATATGCAGCTCCCAGTTTTAATGCGATGATGGATAAAATTCCGCTTCCTGTACCTACATCCAGAAGTCTGGCCTTAGAGGTAACATGTTTTTTCAACTGACGGATGCATAGCTGGGTCGTCTCATGCATGCCCGTACCAAAAGCAGTCCCCGGATCAATATGAATAATCATCTTTCCTTCGTCTTCCGGCTTTACCTCCTCCCAAGATGGAATAATCAAAATATCATCAACATAGAACTGATGAAAGTATTCTTTCCAGTTATTAATCCAGTCTTTATCCTCGGTCTCTGATTTCGTAATAGTTCCTTCCCCTATATCCAGAAACTCTCTAAGACTCTCCAGTTCTTTTTTTACATCTTGCAGGATACTTTCGTTGTCCTCTTCCGGTTCCAGATAAAAGTTCAGATAGGCAATCCCGTCATCTTCCGGCATATCCGGCAGGATATCCACAAACATCTGCTCTTTATCCTCTTTGGTCAGAGGCTGTTTATCTTCAATCTCCACACCCTGAATTCCAATATCCGCCAATGAAGAAATTACGATATCCTCTACATCACTTTTGGTCTTCAATGTATATTTATTCCACTTCATATGTCTCTCTCCTCTATACCAATACGTAGGATTTATAATACACGATTTTACGCCATATTTCAAGCCGGAGTTCAGCGACGACCAAACTGCAACAAAAGAAGGATTGGCTGGAAAACGTGCGTTTCCGTAAACCAATCCTCCGTATCATTTAATCTTCAAATGCTTCCTTTACTTTATCCATAAACCCTTTTTTCTTTTTTTCCGGGCCCGTGGTACGATTACCGCAGACTTCATCAAATTTCCGAAGAGCTTCCTTTGCCTCTTCATTCAATCTGGTCGGAGTCTGGACTACCAGTGTTACATACTGGTCGCCGCGGACACTCTTATTGCGCAGAGAAGGAACTCCTTTTCCCTTCAGGCGGATTTTCGTATCCGTCTGTGTTCCAGGTTTTACCGTATATACTACATCTCCATCCACCGTATTAATCCTTACATCACCGCCTAAAGCTGCCTGTGCAAATGTAATTGGGGCAGTAGAGAAGATATTCATATCCTGTCTCTGGAAAATCGGATGACGGGCTACCTGCACTTCCACTAACAGATCCCCTCTTGGACCGCCATTCCTTCCCGGTTCTCCCTTATCACGAATACGTATGCTTTGGCCGTTGTCAATACCGGCAGGAACTGTTACCTGTATTTTCTTGCGGTTTGCAATAAACCCACTTCCATGACAATCAGCACACTTCTCTTTTATAACCTTGCCGCTGCCGCCGCATTCCGGACATGTCTGTACATTACGAACCATACCAAACATCGACTGTTGCGTATACGTGACCTGTCCGCTTCCGTTACACTTGCTGCATGTTTCAGGTGAAGTACCTTGCTTTGCACCTGTCCCATGACAAGTTGTGCAGGTATCTTTCAGTGTCAGTTCGATTTCCTTGTCACAGCCAAATACCGCCTCTTCAAATGTGATATGAATCACAGCACGCAGATTTGCACCCTTCATAGGTCCGTTATTCGCCCTTCTGGAACGCCCGCCGCCAAACAGATCGCCAAAGATATCACCGAAGATATCGCCCATATCACCACTGAAGTCAAAGCCACCGAATCCGCCCGCTCCGCCTCCGCCGTTTTCAAATGCAGCATGACCGAACTGGTCATATTGGCGCCGCTTATCAGGATCGCTTAAGACACCATAGGCCTCCGTCGCCTCTTTGAATTTAGCCTCCGCCTCTTTATCGCCGGGATTCATATCCGGATGGTACTTCTTTGCCAGCTTGCGGTACGCCTGCTTCAATGTTGCATCATCCGCCCCCTTATCGACTCCGAGGACTTCATAATAATCTCTTTTATCTGCCATATGTTATCACCCTTTTACAGCAGTACAGCGCAGATAGAATCTGCGCTCTGCCATTTACTTTATATCTGTTCACTGCTGCTTCGATTAAACTTCCTTGTAGTCAGCATCAACCACGTCATCATCACTGCTGCCTCCCTGATCCTGGGAATCCGGACCTGACTCCGGGCCTCCTGTGCCCTGTGCCTGCTGCATGTTCTCATACATCTTTGTAAACATCGGCTGTGCACTCTGCATCAGTTTTTCCTGCGCAGCTTTAATGTCAGCAACCTGAGATGCACTCATGTCATCTGCCGGTGTATTGGCAAGCAAATCCTTCAGTGCTGTCAGTTCGGCCTGAACTGCAGTCTTATCGTTCTCAGATACCTTATCCCCAACTTCTTCCAAAGCTTTTTCAATCTGGAATACTGTGGAATCTGCATCGTTTCTCGTATCGATCGCTTCTTTTTTAGCTTTATCCTGAGCTTCAAACTCAGCTGCTTCTTTCACAGCCTTGTCAATATCGGAATCAGACATATTGGAACCCGCAGTAATGGTGATGTGCTGCTCTTTTCCGGTCCCCAAATCTTTCGCAGACACATTCACGATACCATTGGCATCAATGTCAAAGGTAACTTCAATCTGAGGCATGCCTCGTCTTGCAGGCGGAATCCCATCCAGACGGAACTGTCCAAGTGATTTGTTATCTTTCGCAAACTGACGCTCACCCTGTACCACATTGATATCAACTGCTGTCTGGTTATCAGCCGCCGTTGAGAACACCTGGCTCTTCTTAGTAGGAATCGTAGTATTACGCTCAATCAAGCGGGTAGCAACGCCACCCATCGTCTCTATAGACAGTGACAATGGTGTTACATCCAACAATAGAATATCGCCTGCACCTGCATCTCCTGCAAGCTTACCACCTTGTACGGAAGCACCAAGTGCCACACATTCATCCGGATTCAGACTCTTGCTCGGTTCATGTCCTGTCAGTTGTTTTACTTTGTCCTGTACTGCCGGGATACGTGTAGATCCGCCAACCAGCAGCACTTTGCCAAGCTCTGACGAACTAATGCCTGCATCTGACAGCGCTCTGGTAACAGGTTCTGCTGTTCGTTCAACCAGTCCATGTGTCAGTTCGTCAAATTTAGCTTTAGTCAAGTTCATATCAAAGTGTTTCGGTCCTTCTGCCGTAGCCGTAATAAATGGCAGATTAATATTGGTGGTAGTAGCACTGGAAAGTTCCTTCTTGGCTTTTTCTGCTGCTTCCTTAATACGCTGCATAGCCATCTTATCACCGGATAAATCAACGCCCTCATTCTTTTTAAACTCAGCAAGCATATAATCAGCGATCTTCTGGTCAAAATCATCTCCGCCCAGTTTATTATCTCCGGCGGTTGAAAGTACTTCTATTACACCGTCACCAATTTCGATGATAGAAACATCAAAGGTACCGCCGCCTAAATCGTATACCATGATTTTCTGTTCTTTTTCATTATCAAGGCCATATGCCAGCGCAGCGGCTGTTGGCTCATTGATAATACGCTTTACATCCAGACCGGCAATTTTTCCGGCATCTTTTGTTGCCTGACGCTGTGCGTCATTGAAGTAAGCAGGTACGGTGATAACCGCTTCTGTTACTTTTTCGCCCAGATAGTTCTCTGCATCAGATTTCATCTTCTGAAGAATCATCGCAGAAATCTCCTGTGGAGAATATTGTTTTCCATCAATTGTTTCACGGTAGTCGGTACCCATATGTCTTTTGATGGAAGAAATTGTTTTATCGGCATTTGTAACTGCCTGACGTTTTGCAGGCTCACCTACAAGCCTTTCGCCTGTTTTTGTAAATGCTACAACAGACGGTGTGGTTCTTGCTCCTTCTGCATTAGCAATAACGGTAGGTTTACCACCTTCCATAACAGCAACACAGCTGTTCGTGGTTCCCAAGTCAATTCCTATTATCTTACTCATGATTAATTCCTCCTGTTTATATATGTTACAAATATAAGTTAGTTTGCTACTTTTACCATGCTGTGGCGAACCACTGCATCTTTATACAGGTAACCCTTCTGGAATTCTTCCACAATGATATTCTCACCTGCATCTTCATCTTCCACATGCATTACCGCATTGTGTAAATTTGGATCAAATTCCTTCCCGACAGCTTCAATTACTGTCACTCCCAAATCCTCCAAGGTTCCGAGAAGCTGCTTATAAATCATATGCATGCCATCTGCGAACGGATCTTTCAGATCAGGCGCTACCGCAAGCCCTCTTTCAAAGTTATCTATGATTGGAAGGATCTGCTCCACAACATCCTTTGCGCCAATTGCGTACATTCCTGATTTTTCTTTTTCCGTACGCTTTCGGAAGTTATCAAACTCTGCCATCTGACGCTGCAGACGATCGGTCAGCTCTTCAATTTTTTCGTCTTTTTTATCTTTTTTCTTTTTGAAAAACTTCTTTTCTTTGACTTCCTTTTCGGATTCTGCGTCCTCCGCCGCACCCTCTTCTTTCACATCTGCTTCTTTTTCAGTACCCTGAGAACCTGAAGCTCCATCCTTATCACTTCCAATGGTTGCTTCCGCCTCAGCCGTATCTGCTTCTCTGCAGATTTCCTCTGTTAAGTCTTTTTCTGTGTTCTCCATTACCTCTTCAACTTTCTTATTTTCTTTTGACACTTTTTATACACCGCCTTTGACCAGAGTGTGTTTTTGAATTGCTCACTCTACGTATCCGTTTTTTTGAATATACCATCCAACTGTCCCTTCAACGTCTTCAGGTTATCAACTACATTCTCATAATCCATGCGTTTGGGTCCTACAATTCCTATAGTTCCCCTCATGCCGTCTCCTAATTCATATGTTGCCGTAACAACGCTGCAATCTTTCATAGTCTGAATCGGGGACTCATCCCCTATATAAATCTGAATTCCGGTACTGCCTTCCTGATTCTCGTCTTCACCTTCCACATCCTTCAGCATATCTGCAAGTACCTGCTTTTCCTCGAATGCCGAAAGTAATTCACTGGCTTTTTGGTTATCTGACAATTCCGGATATTTAAGGAAATTTGTGGCTCCACTTGTATATACAGGAACATCCTCGGCATCTACCGCAATTGCAGCCGCCACTGCATCCAGTACACTGTTAATTACACTGCTGTGAATGCCAGCCTGTTCTTTCAGTTTAGTTATCATGCCCAGATTAATCTCTTCCATGGTCAAACCATTCAACTGCGTGTTCAGCATCAGATTCAGCTTAAGAATCTGCTCGTCATTGATTGCATCCTCAAGAGAAATCATCTGGTTCTTTACCATATTGCCTTCTGCGACAATCACCGCCAGAAGCTGTTCCTCACTCACCTTGGAGAGTTGTATGAATTTCAGTTTTGTCTGATGAATCTGAGGACCTGTAATCATTGTGGCATAATGCGTATTAGATGCCAGAATTCTTACCACCTGCTGAAGTACTTTTTCCAGTCTGTCGGTCTTACGAATCGCCAGTTCCTGAATATCTGCCACTTCGCGTTCCTTTTCCTTCATCAGCTGATCCACATACAATCGATAACCTCTATCTGAAGGAATGCGGCCGGCGGAAGTGTGGGGCTGCATAATGTATCCCATCTCTTCCAGATCCGACATCTCATTCCTTATTGTGGCGGAGCTCAGATTCAAATCCGTATACTTTGAAATTGTCCTGGATCCAACCGGTTCCCCGGTCTCCAGATAAGTCTGGATAATCGCTTTTAGAATTTTACACTTTCTCTCATCCAGTTCCAATGTCCCGAGCTCCTTTCTCATTCAGATTTATTAGTCTTGTTAGCACTCGTTGTGTTGGAGTGCTAACATCTATGTTCTTACTATAGTACTGACTTTAATTTTTGTCAACACCTTTCCAACGAAAAACTGTGAAAATTTTGTAAACAGTTCAGCCATGCGAACAATCAAAGCCCTGGCCAGGAGAAAGCTTGCTTTCGTATGGGCAGGGCTTTGATTGTTCATAGGGCGCTCTGCCCAAGCGAGATGCAGCGCAGTGAAATCGAGCTTTGGCTGAACTGTTTATAGCTATGAGAGCTTCAAAGCCCTGGCCAGGAGAAAGCTTGCTTTCGTATGGGCAGGGCTTTGATTGTTCATAGGGCGCTCTGCCCAAGCGAGATGCAGCGCAGTGAAATCGAGCTTTGGCTGAACTGTTTATAGCTATGAGAGCTTCAAAGCCCTGGCCAGGAGAAAGTTTGCTTTCGTATGGGCAGGGCTTTGATTGTTCATAGGGCGCTCTTTTTAAAATAAATCATCTAATGACTTCTTCAACTCTACCATCTGGTCTCTCAGTTCTGCAGCCATCTCAAAGTTCAAATCAGCGGCTGCGGCTTTCATCTGTTTTTGTACCTTTGTAATGAGTTTTTCAAGTTCATCTTTGCTCATGGATTCCGGGTCTTTTTCAAGTTTGTTTTCCGATTTCGCCACTTCCTGTGATATACTGATCAAGTCCCGGACGGCCTTCTGAATCGTCTTTGGCGTGATTCCGTGCTCCTCGTTATATTTTTGCTGAACTTCCCGGCGGCGGGCGGTTTCATCAATTGCCAGACGCATGGAATCCGTAATCATATCCGCATACATAATCACATGTCCGTCTGAATTTCGTGCCGCACGGCCAATTGTCTGTATCAAAGAGGTTTCAGAACGCAGAAAACCTTCCTTGTCAGCATCCAGAATTGCAACCAGCGTAATCTCCGGGATGTCCAGCCCCTCTCTCAACAGATTAATTCCAACCAGTACATCAAAGACATCCAGCCGCATATCACGTATGATTTTTGTACGTTCCAGTGTGTCAATATCTGAATGGAGATAACGTACCCGAATTCCGTTTTCTTTCATATAATCAGTGAGATCCTCAGCCATTCGCTTGGTCAGCGTGGTTATCAGAATTTTATTGTGTTTGGCAACCTCTTTATTAACTTCCGTAATCAGATCGTCGATCTGCCCTTCCACCGGTCTCACTTCCACCTTGGGATCCAGCAGACCTGTGGGACGGATAATCTGATCCGCCCGAAGTAATTCATGGTCTGCTTCATATTCTCCGGGAGTGGCCGATACAAATAGAATCTGATCTATCTTGCTTTCGAATTCTCCGAAGTTCAAAGGCCTGTTATCCTTGGCTGAAGGCAGCCGAAAACCATAATCCACAAGCGTGGTCTTTCGAGACTGATCTCCTGCATACATTCCCCGGACCTGAGGAACCGTCTTATGGGATTCATCTATGATAATCAGGAAATCGTCCGGGAAATAATCAATCAGAGTATATGGCGGCTCACCCGGTGCCAGGCCTGTCAGATGGCGTGAATAATTCTCGATTCCCGAACAGATACCCGTTTCTCTGAGCATCTCAATATCAAAATTCGTCCTCTCCTCGATCCTCTGTGCCTCTAAAAGCTTGTCTTCACTTTTAAAATACCTCACCCGCTCGGTCAGTTCCTCTTCGATTGCATTCGTTGCCTCACGTATCTTATCAATAGGCACTACGTAATGAGAAGCCGGAAATATGGCTATGTGTTTCAGTTCTGCTTTGATTTCCCCGGTCAATGTATCAATCTTGGTAATACGGTCAATTTCATCTCCGAAAAACTCTACCCGGACAGCGAGTTCACTTTCCTCCGCCGGGAAAATCTCCAATACATCTCCACGTACCCGGAATGTTCCACGGTGAAAGTCCATATCATTACGGTCATACTGGATATTAATCAATTCCCTGATGACATCATCACGGTCCTTTTCCATTCCCGGTCTCAGTGAAATAATCATATTCTGATAGTCCGCCGGACTACCAATACCATAGATGCAGGAAACGCTGGATATGATGATAACATCCTTCCGTTCACTTAAAGCCGATGTGGCTGAAAGACGAAGTTTATCAATCTCATCATTGATAGCTGAGTCCTTTGCAATATAAGTGTCTGAGGATGGAACATATGCCTCCGGCTGATAATAATCGTAATAAGACACAAAGTATTCGACGGCATTTTCAGGAAAGAATTCTTTGAATTCTCCATAAAGTTGTGCAGCAAGCGTTTTATTATGGGCGATAATCAGTGTGGGTTTATTTAGCTGCTGGATGACATTCGCCATGGTAAATGTCTTACCGGAACCGGTAACACCCAGCAAAGTCTCAAATTGATTGCCTTCCTTGAATCCTTTGACCAGTTGTTCTATGGCCTCCGGCTGATCGCCGGTGGGCTGAAATTCTGATACTAATTTAAATTCGCTCATCTGATTACCTCCGTTTGTGACCTGGAAAATGGCGTTCTATAGACCAATATACGAACTAATACTCGCAACCCATTCTATCACAAAAAAAATAAAAAGTACAGAGGGGCAGGAACGTTTGTTCTGTGCTTTTTACCATTTTATTCTCAAAACTCATACCTCTATAACCGAAAGGAAATGTTTTCAAACTATCATATTCATCCAGAAAATCCATTGCAGCCTTTTGATTTTTAAACTTCTTTCATATCATCAATACCTTTATCTAATGCCTCATAAAGTTTTTCTTCATCACTTTTTTCAAATTTATTTTTTATATTTGTTCACCAATGGTATATTGCCTATTATAAAGCATGCCTTCTAATTTTATTCGGGCAGAATTCTTCCTATAATTATAGCAGAGATTCTGCCCAAATACAACGAAAGCAAGACTTGCTTCATTTGCTTCATGAGAAATAATTGTGAAAAAGTAGAAACATGATAAAATATATGGAATTAAGCATGATACCAAAATGGAAAGAGGTAGTTTCATTAGACGTTAAAATACTAATCATAGAAGATGATCATACGCAGAACAATGTCCTTGCCAATTTTTTAAGAAATGAGTCTCACTGCTATCCGAATCTATTCGCCATCACCGTTTTTTCAAATCGGCGCGGCCGGGTAATACAGATATATTCTCCGCCCCCCTCTATTAGCGGGAACAATTCTTTCAGCATCATGGATTCATTACAAAATAAGGCTTTTCGTTTCATTTTGTTATAATAAATAGGCTGTTTTACTGTCTACATACATTCTCATCGTTTATTACCTCTTTCCAACATCTTACCTCTTATAAAAGCACGCCTTCTAATTTTATTCGGATAGAAGCCTTTCTACAATTATAGCAGAGATTCTTCTCAAATACGCGAAAACAAGAGCAGCCGCTCCAATAATATGGAGCGGCCGCTCTTGGCTGTACCTTCTATTCTTCCACTGTCCCTGATGTTTCTGCATGCTCACCGGCTTCTGCCGCTGCATTTTGCTCCATCAGTTTACTGATATCAATCATAACCCCGCCATCTGATCCCGTAACAGTTGGCAATTCACCATTCCACTTCTCAAGATATTGCTGAATCAGAATATTGTTTGTAATTGATTTCTCTAAAAGCTCATTGGCTTCTTTTTCTGCCTGCGCTGAAATCAGCTTGGATTCTGCTTCTGCATTGGCCCTATCAATATTTTTCTTATTTTCAATCTCCTGTGTCTCGGCTGCCTGTTTCGCAATATTCTTATCGTTTACTGATTTATTATACTCGTCTGTAAATGTGATATTTCCGATAGTAACCTGGATCACGGATAATATATCCTGACCGTATTTATCATCAATGTATTTCTGCAGTGTTTCTTTTACCTTGGCTTCCACATCCGAACGCACAACGACACCATCCGTATCAAAGCTGGGGGTTGTTGCTTTAATTGCGGAGGATACAACACTGTAAGTCAGCAGGTTATCCGGATCGGTTACGGTAGAGTATACATACGAAGCTTTCTCTGAGTTAATCTGATATGTAACGGTAACACCACTGATTGTTATGGGCACCTTTCCGGTAATTGTGGACTCAATTCCACCCTCATTGCTGACTACCTCCAAATCTTGCTGCCTGCTGTTAACCTTAACAATCGTCTGAACGAATGGAACCTTAAAATTAAAACCCTGTGAGACAGCTTTTTCATCGACCTGTCCAAAAGTAATTCTTACACCACTGTAACCCGTTCCTACAATCACAAAACACTGACTGAATAAAATCGATGCCACACCCAACAGCAGCAACAGTTTATATCCCGCTGTTTTCTTCTTTTCGCCGGTACTAAGTGCTACCTTCTTTGCAAATATCGCAGATACGATTCCTGCTATGATGAGCATTCCACCAATCCCAAATAAAATAAAATTTAAACTCATCTTTCCTCCTCTTGGTTTTCTTCAAGTTTTTTGAATATCACGCACTATTTTTACATTTTAACATGCTATTCTTTAAAAGTACAGATAGGTAATTCAATACATTCCTGCTCCAGCTTAATCCCCTCTGTCAGCATATAAGACAAAACATCTGCATACTCAGGATTTTTATCTAACGCACTCTTCAGACGTTTCCTGTCGTTTGCTGTCAGGGCTTTGGCATACTTTCCGTACCGCTTAAGCGTTTTCAGATCCATCCGATATGTCTGAAATGGTATCCCGGTTCGCTTCCGTAAGTCCTCATATATCTCAAATCCACCTGCATCAATATCACCAAAGTGAAGATACTCTGCCCGTGGCAGCTGCTCATAAATCAGCCTCAGCAGATTCCTCCGGGAAGCATTATGATATCCCCCAAGATATATAAGCAGGCTGTCTGCCTCCTTCCAGTGAAAGAATGTCGTCAGGTTTTCGATCGTTATCACCCTTTTGATTTCCTTTGTCCTGCCCAGACTTACACCTGCCAAATCCTCCCCACAAATTCCAAAGCCCTGTCCGAGATCTTTCAGCAGTACCTTAGAATCTCCAAAATACAGCACCCCGCTGCTGCCCTTGATATATACATAATCGGGTGTATGATAGATCAGATGCTCAGCCAGGATTGCATAGTTGTCCATGTCTCGATACTGCCGGCCAAATTGCCGCATCACTTTTCCCACCAGCGGAAGCATTCCTTCAAACACTTTCGAATCCGCAAAATGGCGAATTGAAAACTCTCTGATATAGCAGGATTCGCAATTCTCTTCAATCAGCGTTATTGCCCGGATGAACCGCTCGGTCTTCTCCCTGTCATTAAGTGCAATATATTCTCTGACTGATTTCCCATCTCTGATTCGCCTGCCAAGATAGTCAATAAAATCCCGTCCGGTTTGAGAAGCTGTTTCCCCACCCAGAGTTTCCAAAAGCTGCAGGGTCAAAGCTGCATCCTCGGCCTTGGGTGTCCGCTTTACGTATTGGTAGACTTCCTCAAGATGGTCTTCCTTTAACAATACCTTCTGAACAATATGTCTTCCCTTTTTCCACACAATTTTAATATAGCCTTTTTTCTCCAGAGCTTGGATTGCTGCATGGATTTCCTCGTAGTCCAGCGAACTTTCATCAAAATATTTCGGAATGCTCTTTCTGGAAAAAGCGAAAGAGATACAGATATTTACTTTATTTCTTCCAGTAAAGAGCCGGCTGCGCTCATAGGAATCCAGCAGCTGGTTTAAAATATATTTATCATAGCGCACCATTATGATACTCCTCGATATAATTTACCTTTTGATCTGTCATAACCAGTAAGGTTTCTTCCACTGCCGGTCCAATATACTGGATCTTATCCGGCGGCGCAGCAATGATAATCTGTAACGGCAAACGGCGCAGAAATTCCAATACGCCGCCGATACGCTCATCATCCATATTATTGAAGGCCTCATCAAACAGCACCAACCCAATTGCCTCCCCGCCTATATTATTTCCATAAAGCTGCACAAAGGATGCCGCCACCGTCACATAGAATGGCGTCTGTGTTTCACCACCACTCTTTTCTTCACATACTTTTGAGTAAAAAGAGTGGCTTCCATCGCTGTGCACAATCTTAATATCATAGTCCATATAGGTTCGATAATCCGTAAATTCATCCAGAGCCCGTGTCTCATTTTCATTGTCCAATGCCAGGCGTTCAAACAATTCTTCAATAACATCCTTATGGTTTTCATGAAATAGCCCGCTGAATATGGATTCACCTTGTACTGCATTGAAGTCATCCATAATCATTTCATAATATTTACGATGACGGCGGCTCGGCAAATAGATAAATTCATAACGCTCATTGCTAAAGTCAATATCTTTCAGGGCTTTATTCAGTTCTTTGAACTCCCCTTGCGCCTGCTTTATATTTTCCTGCAGCTTAGCCAGAAACTGTTCCCGAAATTCCTCTTCCGCAGCCTGCTTTGCCGTCTGCACCTTTTCTTCGTAAGTCAAAAGCTCTGATGTCCGCAGCCGCTCATAGACAAGGGCAAATTCCGGATAACCTTCCATACCTACAGGTGCCCCAAAGTCATGCTCCGTCTTATAGTCAATCATAACACGAATCATCTGCTCTTCGGCATTTTTCCAACTGGTGGCATTGGCTTTTCGCTGACGTTCAAAGTTTTCCTTAAACTGTTCCAATGTCTTTTTCCCGATCTGCTTATCATACTCTGCTTTCCAGAGTATGCCTGTCTCCTCTGATCCGGCGGCTCTGGCTGTCCGGCTTTGGCAAGACAGCAGCTCCTGGGCATACAGCCTCAATGAATCCTCTGACACTTTTACCTTGTTTTCTATATTCCCGTAATTCCGGTTGCT
The window above is part of the Novisyntrophococcus fermenticellae genome. Proteins encoded here:
- the uvrB gene encoding excinuclease ABC subunit UvrB, which codes for MSEFKLVSEFQPTGDQPEAIEQLVKGFKEGNQFETLLGVTGSGKTFTMANVIQQLNKPTLIIAHNKTLAAQLYGEFKEFFPENAVEYFVSYYDYYQPEAYVPSSDTYIAKDSAINDEIDKLRLSATSALSERKDVIIISSVSCIYGIGSPADYQNMIISLRPGMEKDRDDVIRELINIQYDRNDMDFHRGTFRVRGDVLEIFPAEESELAVRVEFFGDEIDRITKIDTLTGEIKAELKHIAIFPASHYVVPIDKIREATNAIEEELTERVRYFKSEDKLLEAQRIEERTNFDIEMLRETGICSGIENYSRHLTGLAPGEPPYTLIDYFPDDFLIIIDESHKTVPQVRGMYAGDQSRKTTLVDYGFRLPSAKDNRPLNFGEFESKIDQILFVSATPGEYEADHELLRADQIIRPTGLLDPKVEVRPVEGQIDDLITEVNKEVAKHNKILITTLTKRMAEDLTDYMKENGIRVRYLHSDIDTLERTKIIRDMRLDVFDVLVGINLLREGLDIPEITLVAILDADKEGFLRSETSLIQTIGRAARNSDGHVIMYADMITDSMRLAIDETARRREVQQKYNEEHGITPKTIQKAVRDLISISQEVAKSENKLEKDPESMSKDELEKLITKVQKQMKAAAADLNFEMAAELRDQMVELKKSLDDLF
- a CDS encoding Wadjet anti-phage system protein JetD domain-containing protein, with translation MVRYDKYILNQLLDSYERSRLFTGRNKVNICISFAFSRKSIPKYFDESSLDYEEIHAAIQALEKKGYIKIVWKKGRHIVQKVLLKEDHLEEVYQYVKRTPKAEDAALTLQLLETLGGETASQTGRDFIDYLGRRIRDGKSVREYIALNDREKTERFIRAITLIEENCESCYIREFSIRHFADSKVFEGMLPLVGKVMRQFGRQYRDMDNYAILAEHLIYHTPDYVYIKGSSGVLYFGDSKVLLKDLGQGFGICGEDLAGVSLGRTKEIKRVITIENLTTFFHWKEADSLLIYLGGYHNASRRNLLRLIYEQLPRAEYLHFGDIDAGGFEIYEDLRKRTGIPFQTYRMDLKTLKRYGKYAKALTANDRKRLKSALDKNPEYADVLSYMLTEGIKLEQECIELPICTFKE
- a CDS encoding SPFH domain-containing protein; translated protein: MSLNFILFGIGGMLIIAGIVSAIFAKKVALSTGEKKKTAGYKLLLLLGVASILFSQCFVIVGTGYSGVRITFGQVDEKAVSQGFNFKVPFVQTIVKVNSRQQDLEVVSNEGGIESTITGKVPITISGVTVTYQINSEKASYVYSTVTDPDNLLTYSVVSSAIKATTPSFDTDGVVVRSDVEAKVKETLQKYIDDKYGQDILSVIQVTIGNITFTDEYNKSVNDKNIAKQAAETQEIENKKNIDRANAEAESKLISAQAEKEANELLEKSITNNILIQQYLEKWNGELPTVTGSDGGVMIDISKLMEQNAAAEAGEHAETSGTVEE